The DNA segment CCGACCGAGTATTCGATATATTCGACCATTGGTTCAGAGATATGCTGCCATTTTTGCACCATCCCGAATGGTCTTGACGCTGTAGTCGCGGCTGTATCGCCTTCTGCAATGCCTAATTTATCCATAATCTGTGCTGGActctgttatcttgagatgattttggggcttagcgtccccgcggcccggtcttcgaccaggtctccttgttgttacacattccccaggaagcagcccgtggtagctgtctaactcccaggtacctatttactgctaggtgaacagggggcatcaggggtgaaagaaactctgccctccggggatcgaacccggaacctcagggctatgaataccgagcgctgtccactcagccgtcaggcccccgttTGAAGGCGTTTAGTACACATGTTTTGAAGGACTCACCCGTCCAGTTAGTGATCGAAGCCACAGTGCTTACTGACCAAATTGAAAGTATATACTATAATCCTGGACATACTCCAGCACTAACGTATAATCTCAATCAATATACCCCGGGAAGTATACCTCGTATGCCGTATACCtcggtgtgtatatccctgttccCCATCCAGCCAACAGCTTAAGCTCATTATTTTGGTATTCACTCAAACCATTGTGGtatatatccctggaaacacaaactgtaactgtttctattttccgcttgttacaacttgtaataaagttgttacatcttggcttaacatgtttatgacgtattagatcgttgttacaacttgctatattggttgttataactggttaggaggtgttaaaacttgttcgaacgttgttacaacttgctatattggttgttataactggttaggaggtgttaaaacttgttcgaacgttgtagcaacgtcttaGTTtccgtgtgtgtttggcgggtataacATTTGGTATGTCTACATGATAGTGTAAATGACCCAATCAAcatactctctctcacacacacacagaggggccctgacggctgagtgaacaccgctcgggattcgtagtcctagggtacGGGAATCTATCTCCgggggaggcggaaacaaatgggcacagtttttttccaccctgatgcacctgttcatctagcagtaaataggtacctgggagttagacagctaccacgggctgcttcctgggtgagtgtgtgtggggggggggaagttaattgattgacagttgagaggcgggccgaaagagccagagctcaactcccgcaagcacaactaggtgaacacacgcaCGCAAATATTTCTCCCTTCTTATTCAGGAGACAAAAACTCAGTTACccaatttctaaaaaaaaaaaaatttgctccATTTCCTACTACGTTTTACGAAGTTGCAAACACGTTTTGACGCCCTCTTGTGGCACTTGATGATTGTTCTAATGCTACTTTAACAACCAAACCTCATCTTTCCATATAGATCtctcccctatccccccctccctcccccctctctctctccctcaccatctcTCGTATCTCCCTCAACCCTCTCGCTCAATAAAGGTAAATTATATCACAATGACCCTTGACATTTAGCGGCCTCGCTAATTGCAGGCGCGTTGTGACCAAATTACAAGGGCGCGTTTAATATTGCCGAGATCAGAGTTGCCGCGACCCCCCACACAGGTAAACAAACCAGGAGCCTCAAGAGCCTCTCAGAACAGGGATGTGATGCGCGGGTGACAATGATGTGTGGGAGCAAAAAAGGGTGATAAAGAGAGACAAAGATACAGGATGAGAGGGTTGAAGATTGATCAAATAAGCTGTGTTTGGCTCACTGCTCATACGAGACTTCTGGCAACACCTACTTTCGAAATGTCAACAATGTGCAACATATGACTTTTGACAAGCAAGTGAACGCTCAACAATGCTCAACATGGCAAGTCGAAGAGCTGCATGTATGGCCAAAAATATATATAGGAGTCCTAGTATGCTAGAGAGGGGAATTAAATCCGACATTCTTTCTTGGTTTCCTTTTGTTGTGTGCAAATTAAAGTGCGGGGCGACAGTGCTGGAACCCCCGCGGAACTTCGCGCCACTCGTCCCAGTTTACTAAAAGAATGGACAACATGGGCGGTTTAATCTCGAAAAGCCTAACCGTTTCTGGGAGTAATGTGGCTTCTACGAGATTGGTTGCCAGACTGTATGTGGTTTTTTTCACCTACCTCAGTGACTGGCAGGTAGACTGCAATGGTTTCTAATCCATTCTAAACTTCCTACAAGACAGAATGGTTTCTACACCGCTCTCTGTGACTTACCAAACTGTTGTGGTTTCAACCTCAGCTACCACTTGGGGGTGGacgttagagcgacggtctcgcttcatgcagatcggcgttcaatccccgaccgtgcacaactggttgggcaccattcctttctttccctcctcgtcccatcccaaatccttatcctgacccccttcccagtgctatatagtcgtaatggcttggtgctttctaatGATACTTCCCTTCAACCTCCCCCTTCtctgtctatttgtctgtctgtctctctctctgtctctctctctctctctggtagcCTGTGAGGGGGCCTCCCACCCCAACAATGCCATTAAGCTGCTCATAACAGACCAGGAACAGGGAAGGGGGGAATAAAAGTCTATGGAAACTCTCGTGCCATTTACACAGCATGGTGACACAGAGCCGCTGTGGACAGGTGTACTCGGAACAGGTGTCCTGGTTTCACCTGTCCACCTGTGTTTAGGTCTTTAATGTGTTGTCTGTGCCTAAAtgtcttctcccccccccattccccttgtctgtctgtctgtatggcgTGTATAGTTATCCACTTCACTGTCATGCATGCGTGTATGTCTGTCTATTTGTTGACCTGTCTGTTTGCATAGCTGTATACCTGCTAGtccatctgtctgtctgtgtagcATACTGTCTCcctgagaaagagacagagacagagagagacagacagacagacggagatAACATCAACGACAAACTTCGTACTCTCAGCTCTATTAAAAAAATAGATGGAAAGCGAGGTCCCCTGGAGTGAGGGTCGTGGAGATGTCCTTCAGGAAGGTGAGGAACGTCAAGCGCACTCTCTGGGGTCAGATGAGGCCCCCACATCCCCGTCTCAGGCCACCACCACATCCCCGTCTCAGgcccccagcctccaccaccacatccccGTCTCAGGCCACCAGCACATCCCCGTCTCAGgcccccagcctccaccaccacatccccGTCTCAGGCCACCAGCACATCCCCGTCTCAGgcccccagcctccaccaccacatccccGTCTCAGGCCACCAGCACATCCCCGTCTCAGgcccccagcctccaccaccacatccccGTCTCAGGCCACCAGCACATCCCCGTCTCAGgcccccagcctccaccaccacatccccGTCTCAGGCCACCAGCACATCCCCGTCTCAGgcccccagcctccaccaccacatccccGTCTCaggccaccagcctccaccaccacatccccGTCTCACGCCTCCACTACCACATCCCCGTCTCAGGCCCCCAGGTACCCCCACATCCCCGTCTCGgcccccagcctccaccaccaataCATCCCCAACACCAACTCCTCATCGCCCTTATTATGGGATTACCTTATACAAAAGTTATATAGTAGGAGCGGAAATAATTTGGAAGTTTCTTCAGCTTaacctccacctctctctctctctctctctctctctctctctctctctctctctctctctctctctctctctcacacacacacactcttacccTCGTTTCGTTTCTTCCAAAGTTTCATGACACACAACACGCACCTTCCTATCCACCCCAGGATAGGGATACGTGCTTAAAAATGCCGCCACCGCCTTAGGGCTCAGATCCAATATGGAAATTCCTGGTGCATTCTAGGCGAGCGCGCGAACGCCTACTCCTCGCGAATAGAAGGTATATATATCTTttatagagagggagagaaatgGGTAGCTGTATGGCCCCATGCTCCCTAGTGCCTCAAGGTCCATGAGATTATATGTCTTGAGTGAAAGGAGGCGGGTTTTATGAGTGCAAACCCGGAACTAAATGAAGACGCTGAAccctcttcactctgaacgactcagtCCAGGGGTTGCCAGATCtgaattgctgaaagtagcgagctgatggTCTAAAAGTAGCGGATTTGGTAATaatagtagcccaatttttttttttagtgaatgatatgggtttcaaagtaatatattttgatatatagagtatactacacgatgttaattgttttaataatattatttctgcacacacatattatatatatatatattgtttttttgCCGCCAGAGGTGGATAGTTCATTAAGCATCCCCTATTCAACCAgtgagtggtagtttgttgtGTACCCAGAACCACGACCAGTTGTGTaagcagaccccgaccagttgtgtaaccagaccccgaccagttgtgtaagcagaccccgaccagttgtgtaagcagaccccgaccagttgtgtaagcagaccccgaccagttgtgtaagcagaccccgaccagttgtgtaaccagaccccgaccagttgtgtaacataCTGCATTAAAATCAGTGTGCAAttccggttttggcctccaccgccttctcacttgttcccttgtaacttgtaactcacttgtaacacttatatgctgtgcttcctattttaacctgctatgttaaatgggattcttgtattgtgatttgtgtatttgtactcactgaatttgtgcgccccttgagggacttgaagtagaagtagacgggggtagaaatagcctaagctactctatccctttgagatgtatttttttattgtctcaataaacatacttgaacttgaagtggactttaatgttttttcggcggctttatttccttagtttccgagctgttttctttaccgtgtatgttgtaataaactattcctatatttacagttgtttctccctgagaagattattaaacaatggtgattataagggcgcggaagttcagcctggccagggccgccagcagcccttgggcccgccccggcagctcccagtctttaatttggcacctttgtggcacctttgtgggaccttggtataagcctaacatgtatatatacactggctgcctgtccccctacacaatgatttattatttacctattattttatcatttaatttaaatattaaataaaataattcatttaa comes from the Procambarus clarkii isolate CNS0578487 chromosome 58, FALCON_Pclarkii_2.0, whole genome shotgun sequence genome and includes:
- the LOC138353573 gene encoding splicing factor 3A subunit 2-like codes for the protein MESEVPWSEGRGDVLQEGEERQAHSLGSDEAPTSPSQATTTSPSQAPSLHHHIPVSGHQHIPVSGPQPPPPHPRLRPPAHPRLRPPASTTTSPSQATSTSPSQAPSLHHHIPVSGHQHIPVSGPQPPPPHPRLRPPAHPRLRPPASTTTSPSQATSLHHHIPVSRLHYHIPVSGPQVPPHPRLGPQPPPPIHPQHQLLIALIMGLPYTKVI